In Nematostella vectensis chromosome 2, jaNemVect1.1, whole genome shotgun sequence, one genomic interval encodes:
- the LOC5521648 gene encoding uncharacterized protein LOC5521648 → MDERHKNVLRSLIPELSHGIQDPYMITGFMSNIFTESDCSEIRSSQTQSGPIRASEELVLKLMKRGKNAFNSFLTTLRNPKIGHKDLAQLIESRLDDGLQGHTGREVISRGPSSVSEASSSRAETTPPNRADEAEYPEVPPPISQRQRCPFSKETLLKNIPSSLRDTIVQTLNIKTELGNNWRGVAGHMGLTSEEVDRLDDSGKMDSLFAQMVHKNYKLQDIVDLLKECERHDVVESIESHPGYEDVQRARTKENGNMLQEQTGTESKGSLAFPRQESCKSEVEKTDEPDVRYFPSEDSNPPDEDITSETPEEMNLDENDVFSVYQRSCLLVECLNYEKLSGLTDIGKGINSLSDCLSHWEGDHIRIRNCKSAKLNSKVNQFVKDCGHDVCFVYLAGHTVQLNGENYLLPTDIKPDCTQADLIQQSLNINKLILQLHMSPLLIVIVDGSHHIEGKFRCPGILPGLSAIPPPPNGVIAFPCHPGSVRDPEHRRSYVSSMADILSENPDIELSELFKKIKEVPELCTSVEFSLVPSLAPFCLVPSSKDSKTDIVGLNAKPTETTSWHAIIFVNGKNNRYKNATHDSLHLEVALKKLGWNDVSTHCDRRSVEICEILRKKLRALSGKPRKVVMVYYVGAACQMGEDNVLGLVDHENPPYTDVSTQWLINLMSEYISGPKILIVDDLQTSESGLYEHVAPLEFLISLPKKRRSNIKSEDQSYTLLLSQMLGVNLGQSLKNIVQRASRAQHHVSNNLFYA, encoded by the exons ATGGATGAAAGACACAAAAACGTCCTAAGAAGCCTCATCCCTGAGTTAAGCCATGGCATTCAAGATCCTTACATGATCACAGGGTTCATGTCAAACATTTTCACCGAGAGTGATTGTTCGGAAATCAGGTCCAGCCAAACTCAATCTGGGCCTATCAGAGCTTCCGAAGAACTAGTTTTGAAACTAATGAAGCgggggaaaaatgcatttaatAGTTTCCTGACGACACTAAGGAACCCTAAAATAGGTCACAAAGATTTGGCACAGCTTATAGAATCAAGGCTAGATGATGGACTGCAAGGTCACACAG GGAGAGAGGTTATTTCTCGGGGTCCTTCAAGTGTTAGTGAGGCTTCCTCTTCCAGAGCAGAGACAACCCCACCTAACAGAGCTGATGAGGCTGAATACCCTGAAGTCCCtccacctatttcacaaaggCAAAGATGTCCTTTCAGTAAAG AGACATTACTCAAGAATATCCCATCATCCTTGCGGGATACCATTGTGCAAACCCTGAATATTAAAACTGAACTTGGAAATAACTGGAGGGGAGTGGCTGGACACATGGGCCTCACCTCAGAGGAAGTTGATAGATTGGATGACAGTGGAAAAATGGACAGTCTGTTTGCCCAAATGGTACACAAAAATTACAAACTTCAAGACATAGTTGACTTATTGAAGGAATGCGAAAGGCATGATGTGGTTGAATCTATAGAAAGCCATCCGGGATATGAGGATGTCCAGAGAGCAAGAACTAAAG AAAATGGAAACATGTTACAGGAACAAACAGGAACTGAAAGTAAAGGCAGCCTAGCATTCCCACGCCAAGAGTCTTGTAAGAGTGAAGTTGAAAAAACAGATGAACCAGATGTAAGATATTTTCCATCTGAGGACTCTAACCCCCCTGATGAAGACATAACAAGTGAAACTCCAGAGGAGATGAATCTAGATGAAAATGATGTCTTTTCAG TTTACCAAAGGAGCTGTTTGTTGGTTGAATGTCTTAACTATGAAAAGTTATCTGGTTTAACTGATATTGGAAAGGGGATCAATTCATTGTCAGACTGCCTCTCACACTGGGAAGGAG ATCATATCAGGATCAGGAACTGTAAATCAGCTAAACTGAATTCTAAAGTAAACCAGTTTGTCAAAGATTGTGGGCATGATGTTTGCTTTGTCTATCTGGCAGGTCACACAGTGCAG TTAAATGGAGAAAATTATCTTCTTCCAACTGACATCAAGCCAGACTGCACACAGGCAGATCTCATTCAGCAATCTTTGAATATCAACAAATTAATACTGCAGCTCCACATGTCACCG TTGCTGATTGTGATAGTAGATGGCAGCCATCACATTGAGGGGAAATTCCGCTGCCCTGGAATTCTTCCTGGTCTTTCAGCTATACCACCACCTCCTAATGGTGTCATTGCTTTCCCTTGTCACCCCGGCTCTGTTAGAGACCCTGAACATAGAAG GTCCTACGTGAGTTCCATGGCAGACATTTTAAGTGAGAATCCAGACATTGAACTTTCTGAGCTCTTTAAGAAAATCAAAGAAGTCCCAGAGCTGTGTACGTCAGTGGAGTTTTCTCTTGTTCCATCACTCGCACCATTTTGCCTCGTGCCATCTAGCAAAG ATTCCAAGACAGACATTGTCGGCCTCAACGCCAAACCCACAGAAACCACTTCATGGCATGCAATTATTTTCGTCAATGGGAAAAACAATCGATACAAGAATGCGACACATGACTCTCTCCACCTGGAAGTAGCGTTAAAAAAACTAGGATGGAATG ACGTGAGCACGCATTGTGATCGTAGATCGGTGGAGATTTGTGAAATTCTTCGCAAGAAGCTCAGGGCGCTATCTGGAAAGCCTCGGAAAGTCGTTATGGTGTACTATGTTGGTGCTGCTTGTCAG ATGGGGGAAGATAATGTTTTGGGTCTGGTAGACCATGAAAACCCTCCTTATACAGATGTCTCCACCCAATGGCTTATCAACCTCATGAGCGAATACATATCAGGG CCCAAAATTCTGATCGTCGACGACCTCCAGACAAGCGAGTCAGGGCTTTATGAACATGTTGCTCCTCTAGAGTTTCTCATCAGCCTACCAAAGAAGAGAAGATCAAACATAAA GTCTGAAGATCAAAGCTACACATTGCTGCTCAGCCAGATGCTTGGAGTCAATCTTGGCCAATCATTGAAAAATATCGTCCAGAGAGCCTCGAGGGCGCAGCATCACGTGTCAAACAACCTTTTCTACGCTTAG
- the LOC5521649 gene encoding uncharacterized protein LOC5521649 yields MTGRGWFRILCLLVCIFILAEFINAQTTDRRRSTSRRRAVVSRRRVVTTRRRVVTQRRRATVRRRRVVTTRRRAVTRRRRAIVSRRRRRGSSSSSQRSSATTGSIVGIVFGAIFACIFIGCICFAAKRSGSLCFTVTPNGYFGTSRQNPAYNADGCTSGPSQETGPVHNQQDMPLADLAPYPPDAPPPYHTVALNKPSLQPYSQMPPVEQTPPYPTDSLAYPPWDLSQPEPPYPLVDQPSAPPSQEAASSPPYHPPSPSQDSAYPGLVFSTASPPLVQNNADLGDGPPPPSYEECTS; encoded by the coding sequence ATGACAGGAAGGGGCTGGTTTCGAATACTTTGCCTTTTGGTATGCATCTTTATATTGGCCGAGTTTATCAACGCCCAAACAACAGATCGGAGACGCTCTACAAGTAGGCGCCGAGCGGTTGTTAGCAGACGCCGAGTGGTTACGACAAGACGCCGAGTTGTTACCCAAAGACGCCGAGCGACTGTGAGAAGGCGTCGAGTGGTTACGACTAGACGCCGAGCGGTCACCCGAAGACGCAGGGCGATTGTCAGTCGGCGCCGAAGAAGAGGCTCTTCAAGTAGTTCTCAACGATCGAGCGCCACTACAGGGAGTATTGTTGGAATCGTTTTCGGTGCGATTTTTGCgtgtattttcattggctgTATTTGTTTTGCGGCAAAGCGTTCTGGGAGCCTGTGCTTCACTGTGACCCCAAACGGATATTTTGGCACCAGCCGTCAGAATCCGGCTTACAATGCAGATGGCTGTACAAGTGGACCAAGCCAAGAGACAGGGCCCGTGCACAACCAGCAAGACATGCCACTTGCAGACCTGGCACCTTATCCCCCAGATGCCCCCCCTCCTTACCATACTGTAGCCCTGAACAAGCCCTCCCTTCAACCATACAGTCAGATGCCTCCGGTTGAACAAACTCCACCCTATCCTACTGATTCCCTAGCATACCCCCCATGGGATTTAAGTCAACCAGAACCACCCTACCCTTTAGTGGATCAACCCAGCGCCCCACCCTCTCAGGAAGCAGCATCTTCCCCTCCCTACCACCCTCCGTCACCATCACAAGACTCTGCCTACCCCGGGCTGGTATTTTCCACAGCGAGCCCACCGCTAGTGCAGAATAATGCAGATCTGGGCGATGGCCCGCCGCCCCCATCATACGAGGAATGTACGTCATGA